A stretch of DNA from Lysinibacillus sp. B2A1:
TGTAAGAATTTTAACATCCAGTGGTACTACAGGACAAGCTGTTTCAAAGATATTTTTAGATAATGAAACATCTAAGACACAAACAAAAACACTTGTGGAAGTCATGAAGCCAATTTTGGGTGGAAAAAGGTTTCCAATGATTATTTTAGATACCAAATCAGTGCTTAAGGATCGTAAATCATTTAGTGCACGGGGAGCTGGAATTTTGGGGTTCTCAAATTTTGGTCGCAAGCATTTTTATGCCCTACATGATGATATGTCATTAGATTTGGAAGGTTTACAGGAATATTTAAAAGAGTATGAAGGAAAGCGTATTTTATTATTTGGCTTTACGTTTATGATTTGGCAATACTTTTACAAAGTGATAAGGGATAAAGGGCTGAGTCTAGATTTTGGAGATAGTATCCTTATTCATGGAGGAGGCTGGAAGAAGTTAAAGGATGTGGAGGTTGATGCATTAACATTTAATCGTTTGTTAAAAGAACAGCTGGGTATTCGAATTGTGCATAATTATTATGGAATGGTAGAGCAAGTAGGTTCAATATTCGTAGAGTGTAGTAAAGGGAACCTTCATGCACCAAGCCATGCTGATGTAATTATTCGTAACCCTCTTACATTTGAAGTATTACCAGTAGGAGAACAGGGAGTCATTCAAGTTGTAAGTGAGTTGCCAAAAAGTTATCCAGGTCATTCTTTACTAACAGAGGATTTAGGAACAATACATGGAATAGATGATTGTCAATGTGGTTGGAAGGGCAAGTATTTCAGTGTAACGGGGCGTATTCCCAAAGCAGAGCTTAGAGGATGCAGTGATACATTTCAAAATGGTGTACGCTCATGAAGGTATTTTGGCCAAAACATGAGGAATTTGAGCAAGCATTAGCTAATTTATCGGCTGTAAGCACGAATCGACCATTTGATGAGGTTATTATTCAATATACACAAGAATTGTCTAAGCGCTTTATTCGAATGCGCAAAAATCCTGAAATTGTAGCTTTAGGTTATTGGTTGCGTAAAGCAAATATACAGCAGCTACAATCTCAATTTGAACAACAAACAACAAGCAACTTAATACGTCCGAGAGGTACTGTCTTCCATATTGCTCCATCAAATGTTGATACAATTTTCGTCTATTCTTGGATGCTTTCCTTACTTGCAGGTAATCGTAATGTGTTACGTATAACCAGTAAAAAACAGAACGGGTTAAATTTATTATTGGAGATCATTATGGAGGAACTAACAAAGCCAGAATTTGCACTTATTGCTCAACAAACAATTATTTGTACATATGGGTATGAAGAAATTGCAACGCAACAAATTAGTGAAATGTGTCATACTCGTGTTATCTGGGGAGGAGATGAAACAGTTAATAATATTCGCGGAATACCACTTGCGCCACTAGCGACTGAAATAGCATTTCCAGACCGTTTTTCGTTAGCTGCATTAAAAAGCGAAAGAGTTGTGCAGATGAATGAAGATAGTTTGACGAAATTGATTGAACAATTTTACAATGATGTGTTTTGGTTTAATCAGATGGCATGTTCCTCCCCTCGTTTAGTTATTTGGACGGGAAAACAACAGAAAGTAGCTAAGGCTCGTTTTTGGACAGAATTTGAAAAAATTGCACAAAAAAAACAATATGAGCTTTTAGCAGCAACACAAGTATTAAAATACACAACGAGCTTGCAACTTGCAACAAATCAATGGGTAACAAAAGTGAAGAGAGACAATTATTATTCACGAGTACAATTCACAGAAGTACCTGCCGATGTGCGTGAGCTTCATTGTGGTGGTGGATTATTTTATGAATATGATGTGAAGCAACTTATGGATGTAAGTCATGTTATTGTAGATAAAGATCAAACACTTACTTATTTCGGGTTTAATCAACACGAAATAGAGCAGTTTGTAAATGCTATTACATCTCGTGGGATTGATCGAATTGTACCAATTGGACAGGCTTTAAATTTTGGTGAGATATGGGATGGACAGCGTTTTTTACAATCATTTACAAGGGAAATTGTTATCTTATAAATATGGAGTGTAGACAGTGAAGAAAGTAGTATTAATAAAAAGTAGTACTCAATATAATGTACTACGTTATTGGACTGATGAATTAGCAAAGGGATTTGAAAAACAAGGTGTAGATGTAGTTATACTGGATGCTAAATACTGTGTGAAAGAGCAAATTTATTATATTTTAGGATTAGATGTAGATGCAATTATTTCCTTTAATGGTTTGTACTTGGAATATAAAGAATTATCAGAATATATAAAAGTTCCATATATTTACTTATTAATTGATCATCCTATTGATCATATAGTGCGATTAAATAACCTACAGAGCAAAGATATTTTAACTATTATGGATAGAAATGATATAAATAGTATAGAAATTTTAGGATTACCTTCAGTAAATACGTATATGCTCCCACATGCAGCACTTGAATTGAGTTTCGATAAGGTAGAAAAGGAGATTGATATACTTGTATGTGGTACTTATTCTGACTTCAATGTTTATCAAAATTATTTAGAGTCTCAAACTCCTACGTTAGTAAATGTTTGTCGATTAGTGATTGAACAATGTTTTGGTGATTCAAACATTTATTATTATGATGCATTTATAAATGAATTTAAAAATAAAGGAATTGATGCAAAAAAACTACTATCTGAAAACATGCCCTTTGTAGAAATATTAAGAAATGTTGGATATTACATTTACTCTATTCAAAGATTAAGAGTTATAACACGGCTTGCAGAAGCAGAATGTAATATACATATTTATGGCGATAAATGGGATAAATCACCTTTGGTAAATTTTCCTAATGTCCATATTAATAATTCGATCGATTTTTGGGAATTACAACGTGTTATGAGGAAATCAAAAATTGTTCTAAACTTTCAACCTTTATTGAAAGATGGTACACACGAGAGAGTTTTTGTAGGAATGTCCAATTATTCAGTAGTAGTTACCAATGTGACTCCTTACTTAAAAGAACTTTTTCAATCAGATGAAGAGATTATATTTTATAACTTTAACAATTTAGATATTATGGTAGAAAAGGTTAAAAGTATTTTAGAAGATAACACTTTGAGAAATGAAATAGCTGATGCTGCTTTGAAGGCAGTGAAGGGAAAACATACTTTTGAAGAGCGTGCTAAAGAAATAATTACTATCTATCATGATGTCTATGGGAATAATTTGTGAGAATAAAAAAATACTATTGGGTAAAAATACACTTAATAAAAAGTGGTTACTCAAATTGAAGAAAGCAATTTTGCGAGTAAAGAATGGACAAATTACCTGTAGTGAAGTGCACCATTTCTATACAGTAACCACGATTTTTTGATATTAACTAAATATTATATTTTCAAAAAGGAAGTTTTTTATGAAATGGATTTCAATTAAAGAGCAACATTTAGAAACGATTTTGGAGTGGCGTACTAGTGAGCAAGTTACACGATTTATGTATACAGATATTGAGTATAGCTTAGATAATCAAAGGCGTTGGTTAGAGTCCATTCGTTTAGATAGAAACAGCCGATACTGGTTGATGGAGTATCATGGAGAGTTGATAGGTATTATATCAATTACAAATATTCAGTGGCAACATAGACGCGGCTATTGGAATTTTTACATTGGGAATCCAGAATTTTTTATGTTGGCTGGTTTTTTAGCTGCTTATATGTATAACTATGCGTTTAGTGAATTGGGTCTAGAAAAGTTGAATGGAGAAGTTTTAGATATTAATAGGGGTGTGCGTAAACTTCATGTTAAACAAGGATCACATGAAATAGGTGTACTTGAGCATCATATTTATAAAAATGGAGTATGGCATGATGTATATTTATTCGAAATGACTAAAGAAAATTGGGCGCAGGTAGGAATAAGATACGCTAAATATGTAGCTGAGGTGGAACAATGAATACGATTGTTATTATCCAAGCAAGAATGGGCTCC
This window harbors:
- the pseH gene encoding UDP-4-amino-4,6-dideoxy-N-acetyl-beta-L-altrosamine N-acetyltransferase, with the translated sequence MKWISIKEQHLETILEWRTSEQVTRFMYTDIEYSLDNQRRWLESIRLDRNSRYWLMEYHGELIGIISITNIQWQHRRGYWNFYIGNPEFFMLAGFLAAYMYNYAFSELGLEKLNGEVLDINRGVRKLHVKQGSHEIGVLEHHIYKNGVWHDVYLFEMTKENWAQVGIRYAKYVAEVEQ
- a CDS encoding acyl-CoA reductase; this encodes MKVFWPKHEEFEQALANLSAVSTNRPFDEVIIQYTQELSKRFIRMRKNPEIVALGYWLRKANIQQLQSQFEQQTTSNLIRPRGTVFHIAPSNVDTIFVYSWMLSLLAGNRNVLRITSKKQNGLNLLLEIIMEELTKPEFALIAQQTIICTYGYEEIATQQISEMCHTRVIWGGDETVNNIRGIPLAPLATEIAFPDRFSLAALKSERVVQMNEDSLTKLIEQFYNDVFWFNQMACSSPRLVIWTGKQQKVAKARFWTEFEKIAQKKQYELLAATQVLKYTTSLQLATNQWVTKVKRDNYYSRVQFTEVPADVRELHCGGGLFYEYDVKQLMDVSHVIVDKDQTLTYFGFNQHEIEQFVNAITSRGIDRIVPIGQALNFGEIWDGQRFLQSFTREIVIL
- a CDS encoding acyl-protein synthetase codes for the protein MTVPYHLSQTQKEQQLLVKLNNLTIWHINECKEYKRMLEKSSIRYKARTLEEVPFLPVQLFKLMDLKSILQEEVVRILTSSGTTGQAVSKIFLDNETSKTQTKTLVEVMKPILGGKRFPMIILDTKSVLKDRKSFSARGAGILGFSNFGRKHFYALHDDMSLDLEGLQEYLKEYEGKRILLFGFTFMIWQYFYKVIRDKGLSLDFGDSILIHGGGWKKLKDVEVDALTFNRLLKEQLGIRIVHNYYGMVEQVGSIFVECSKGNLHAPSHADVIIRNPLTFEVLPVGEQGVIQVVSELPKSYPGHSLLTEDLGTIHGIDDCQCGWKGKYFSVTGRIPKAELRGCSDTFQNGVRS